One genomic window of Acidovorax radicis includes the following:
- the glyA gene encoding serine hydroxymethyltransferase — MYDRNILVEQTDPELFAAIQAENARQEHHIELIASENYASPAVMWAQGTQLTNKYAEGYPGKRYYGGCEHVDVAEQLAINRVKQIFGAEAANVQPHCGASANEAVFLAFLKPGDTIMGMSLAEGGHLTHGMPLNMSGKWFNVVSYGLDANEAIDYEAMEKKAHETKPKLIIAGASAYSLHIDFARFAKVAKDVGAIFMVDMAHYAGLIAAGVYPNPVPHADVVTSTTHKSLRGPRGGIILMKAQHEKAINSAIFPGLQGGPLMHVIAAKAVAFKEALQPEFKAYQEQVAKNAKVVAETLTARGLRIVSGGTQSHVMLVDLRAKGITGKEAEAVLGAAHMTINKNAIPNDPEKPMVTSGVRIGTPAMTTRGFKEEEARMTAHLIADVLDNPRDEANIAAVRAKVNALTARFPVYG, encoded by the coding sequence ATGTACGACCGCAATATTCTTGTCGAACAAACCGACCCCGAACTCTTTGCCGCCATCCAGGCTGAAAACGCCCGGCAAGAGCACCACATTGAGCTGATCGCCAGCGAGAACTACGCCTCCCCCGCCGTCATGTGGGCGCAGGGCACACAGTTGACCAACAAGTACGCCGAAGGCTATCCAGGCAAGCGCTACTACGGCGGCTGCGAACATGTGGACGTGGCCGAGCAACTGGCCATCAACCGGGTCAAACAAATCTTCGGTGCAGAAGCCGCCAACGTGCAACCCCATTGCGGCGCATCGGCTAACGAGGCCGTGTTCCTGGCCTTCCTCAAGCCCGGCGACACCATCATGGGCATGAGCCTGGCCGAAGGTGGCCACCTGACGCACGGCATGCCGCTGAACATGTCGGGCAAGTGGTTCAACGTGGTCTCCTACGGCCTGGATGCCAACGAAGCCATCGACTACGAAGCGATGGAAAAGAAGGCCCACGAAACCAAGCCCAAGCTCATCATCGCTGGAGCCTCGGCGTACAGCCTGCACATCGACTTTGCACGTTTTGCCAAGGTGGCCAAGGACGTGGGCGCGATCTTCATGGTGGACATGGCCCACTACGCGGGCCTGATCGCTGCGGGCGTGTACCCCAACCCCGTGCCCCACGCCGACGTAGTCACCTCCACCACGCACAAGAGCCTGCGCGGCCCGCGCGGCGGCATCATCCTGATGAAGGCCCAGCACGAGAAGGCCATCAACAGCGCCATCTTCCCCGGCCTGCAAGGCGGCCCGCTGATGCACGTGATCGCAGCCAAGGCTGTGGCTTTCAAGGAAGCACTGCAACCCGAGTTCAAGGCCTACCAGGAACAGGTGGCCAAGAACGCCAAGGTGGTGGCAGAGACGCTGACTGCACGCGGCCTGCGCATCGTGAGCGGCGGCACCCAAAGCCACGTGATGCTGGTGGACCTGCGCGCCAAGGGCATCACCGGCAAGGAAGCCGAGGCCGTGCTGGGCGCCGCCCACATGACCATCAACAAGAACGCGATCCCCAACGACCCTGAAAAGCCGATGGTGACCAGCGGCGTGCGCATTGGCACCCCCGCCATGACCACGCGCGGCTTCAAGGAAGAAGAAGCCCGCATGACGGCCCACCTGATCGCCGACGTGCTGGACAACCCCCGCGACGAAGCCAACATCGCAGCAGTGCGAGCCAAGGTCAACGCGCTGACCGCACGTTTCCCTGTCTACGGTTAA
- a CDS encoding lytic transglycosylase domain-containing protein yields the protein MTASREIISGVRTFVSDVTEGFLEITHNSFALIGLAVAFVVIALTARPDLRQVGEEQLMGWLQARQTQMVGMPIEPEASERATAANPKDLPKEQAAVAFWLSKKYRVAPEPLSALVAEAYEIGTRAKIDPTLILAIMAVESSFNPFAQSAVGAQGLMQVMTRVHTDKYENFGGHFAAFDPVSNLRVGVKVLQECIARAGSLEGGLRYYVGAANLADDGGYAAKVMAEHFRLRQVAGGRAMPTTPPPTLSTQAPAQIIPVTAPPANPPVAADKVALLSGL from the coding sequence ATGACAGCGTCAAGAGAAATAATCTCCGGCGTACGAACCTTTGTGTCTGACGTGACCGAGGGTTTCCTTGAAATCACCCACAACAGCTTTGCCCTCATCGGTTTGGCCGTTGCTTTTGTTGTGATTGCGCTGACTGCGCGTCCAGACCTGCGCCAAGTGGGTGAAGAGCAACTCATGGGTTGGCTGCAGGCCCGTCAGACGCAAATGGTGGGCATGCCTATCGAACCCGAAGCAAGCGAGCGCGCGACGGCAGCCAACCCCAAAGACCTGCCCAAAGAGCAGGCGGCGGTCGCCTTCTGGCTGAGCAAGAAATACCGCGTGGCACCAGAACCTCTCAGTGCATTGGTCGCAGAGGCCTATGAAATCGGCACGCGGGCCAAAATCGACCCCACGCTTATCCTGGCCATCATGGCTGTCGAATCAAGCTTCAATCCGTTCGCTCAAAGCGCGGTCGGGGCCCAAGGACTCATGCAGGTCATGACCCGCGTGCACACCGACAAGTACGAAAACTTTGGAGGGCATTTCGCCGCCTTCGATCCGGTGAGCAATCTGCGTGTGGGCGTCAAGGTTTTGCAGGAGTGCATCGCACGCGCTGGCTCTCTTGAAGGTGGTTTGCGGTACTACGTCGGTGCCGCCAACCTTGCCGACGATGGCGGGTATGCCGCGAAGGTCATGGCTGAACACTTCCGGCTGCGTCAGGTAGCAGGCGGGCGGGCAATGCCAACAACCCCTCCCCCCACCCTCTCGACCCAAGCGCCAGCTCAGATTATTCCGGTGACGGCACCGCCCGCAAACCCACCTGTGGCAGCAGACAAGGTGGCCCTGCTTTCGGGCCTTTGA